From Chaetodon trifascialis isolate fChaTrf1 chromosome 1, fChaTrf1.hap1, whole genome shotgun sequence, one genomic window encodes:
- the senp8 gene encoding sentrin-specific protease 8 has translation MDPVVLSYQDSLLRRSDVSLLEGPYWLNDQVIGFAFEYFAAERFRALGETIVFISPEVTQFIKCASCPDELALFLEPLDLASRHWVFLAVNDNSNQTAGGSHWSLLVYHHNSNHFSHYDSQNGSNSLHARRIASKLEPFLGAGRKALFVEEPCPPQQNSYDCGMYVICIAEALCEKARVEGSPRLPVQIITPAYITQKRAEWCRLIQSLAQSDLCCSLSFP, from the coding sequence ATGGACCCTGTGGTGCTGAGCTACCAGGACAGCCTGTTACGGCGATCTGATGTGTCCTTGCTGGAAGGACCGTACTGGCTCAATGACCAAGTCATTGGTTTCGCCTTTGAGTACTTTGCTGCTGAGCGCTTCAGAGCCCTGGGGGAGACCATCGTCTTCATCAGTCCGGAGGTCACACAGTTCATCAAGTGTGCCTCTTGCCCTGATGAGTTAGCCCTATTTCTGGAGCCGCTGGATCTTGCCTCTCGTCACTGGGTCTTCCTAGCCGTGAACGACAACTCCAACCAAACTGCTGGAGGATCCCACTGGAGCCTTTTGGTCTACCATCACAACTCCAACCACTTTTCCCACTATGACTCTCAAAATGGCAGCAACTCACTGCACGCACGGCGCATCGCCAGCAAGCTCGAGCCTTTCTTGGGCGCGGGAAGAAAAGCGCTGTTTGTGGAGGAGCCCTGCCCACCACAGCAGAACAGCTATGACTGTGGCATGTATGTTATCTGTATCGCCGAGGCCTTATGTGAGAAGGCCAGGGTAGAGGGCTCGCCGCGCCTTCCCGTGCAGATCATCACCCCTGCCTATATCACCCAGAAGAGGGCTGAATGGTGCAGACTGATCCAGAGCCTTGCTCAGAGtgatctctgctgctctctgtcttttccttag
- the gramd2aa gene encoding GRAM domain-containing protein 2A isoform X7: protein MTEQQEQSEETGLLPTQDLDPSKDDDTHGHFRFQLIEDLSYEDVKKCYRGSTVSKYNSQYHKLFQCVPKDEILMKVYSCALLRDILLQGRLYISRNWLCFYANLFGKDIKVAIPVVSVRLVKKHKTAGLVPNGLAITTDTGQKYVFVSLLSRDSVYDVLRRICTHLQVNGKSLSLKQFMEEPTLSLDEFPAPDEFPVVDEFPSVLKWRRKPSVVSVSSSLPDLLGNSTSSLSPADTPFKAEQLLEERALQTDRGLLSEPVAELGQMEYQLLKFFTLLIILLILSSCYLAFRVCSLEQQLSFLSNPNLPLRER, encoded by the exons aTTTCAGCTGATTGAAGACCTGTCCTATGAAGATGTGAAGAAATGTTACCGGGGCTCG ACTGTCAGCAAGTACAACTCGCAGTACCACAAACTGTTCCAGTGCGTGCCCAAGGATGAGATCCTCATGAAAG TGTACTCCTGTGCTCTCCTCAGAGATATTCTTCTACAAGGCCGGCTCTACATTTCCAGAAACTGGCTGTGTTTCTATGCCAACCTCTTCGGCAAGGACATCAAG GTGGCTATCCCTGTCGTTTCTGTGAGGCTGgtgaaaaagcacaaaacagcGGGACTTGTGCCTAATGGCTTGGCTATCACCACAGACACCGGCCAGAAG TATGTATTTGTATCTCTGCTATCGAGAGACAGCGTGTATGACGTCCTGCGTAGGATCTGCACACACCTACAG GTCAATGGGAAGAGTCTGAGCTTGAAGCAGTTCATGGAGGAGCCGACCTTGTCGTTG GACGAGTTCCCGGCTCCAGACGAGTTCCCAGTGGTTGACGAATTCCCATCAGTGTTGAAGTGGAGAAGGAAACCCTCAGTGGTGTCggtgtcctcctccctccccgaCCTCCTGGGGAACTCCACCAGCAGTCTGAGCCCCGCAGATACGCCGTTCAAAGCAGAGCAATTACTGGAAG agcgagctctgcaaacagacagaggtCTTTTATCAGAGCCAGTGGCAGAGCTGGGCCAGATGGAGTACCAGCTGCTCAAGTTCTTCACCCTGCT tATTATTCTCCTCATCCTGTCATCGTGCTACTTGGCCTTTCGTGTGTGCagtctggagcagcagctgtccTTCCTCAGTAACCCAAATCTGCCCCTGAGAGAGAG GTAA
- the gramd2aa gene encoding GRAM domain-containing protein 2A isoform X3, whose product MTEQQEQSEETGLLPTQDLDPSKDDDTHGHFRFQLIEDLSYEDVKKCYRGSCVSCSSLLQALDVRECVCVYGANVLSLVQSSRPLRERVVSAASGARVAGGGGVAGDAGGAGAVQAGRSAKELLMTLPCPSAQTVSKYNSQYHKLFQCVPKDEILMKVYSCALLRDILLQGRLYISRNWLCFYANLFGKDIKVAIPVVSVRLVKKHKTAGLVPNGLAITTDTGQKYVFVSLLSRDSVYDVLRRICTHLQVNGKSLSLKQFMEEPTLSLDEFPAPDEFPVVDEFPSVLKWRRKPSVVSVSSSLPDLLGNSTSSLSPADTPFKAEQLLEERALQTDRGLLSEPVAELGQMEYQLLKFFTLLIILLILSSCYLAFRVCSLEQQLSFLSNPNLPLRER is encoded by the exons aTTTCAGCTGATTGAAGACCTGTCCTATGAAGATGTGAAGAAATGTTACCGGGGCTCG TGTGTGTCTTGCAGCAGCTTGCTCCAGGCCTTGGatgtgcgcgagtgtgtgtgtgtgtacggtgCCAACGTGCTGAGCCTGGTGCAGAGCTCACGTCCGTTGAGGGAGAGGGTGGTGTCTGCGGCGAGCGGAGCCAGAGTGGCCGGTGGTGGTGGAGTGGCCGGCGATGCCGGTGGTGCTGGCGCTGTGCAGGCTGGCCGGTCCGCCAAGGAGCTGCTCATGACTCTGCCCTGTCCCTCTGCACAGACTGTCAGCAAGTACAACTCGCAGTACCACAAACTGTTCCAGTGCGTGCCCAAGGATGAGATCCTCATGAAAG TGTACTCCTGTGCTCTCCTCAGAGATATTCTTCTACAAGGCCGGCTCTACATTTCCAGAAACTGGCTGTGTTTCTATGCCAACCTCTTCGGCAAGGACATCAAG GTGGCTATCCCTGTCGTTTCTGTGAGGCTGgtgaaaaagcacaaaacagcGGGACTTGTGCCTAATGGCTTGGCTATCACCACAGACACCGGCCAGAAG TATGTATTTGTATCTCTGCTATCGAGAGACAGCGTGTATGACGTCCTGCGTAGGATCTGCACACACCTACAG GTCAATGGGAAGAGTCTGAGCTTGAAGCAGTTCATGGAGGAGCCGACCTTGTCGTTG GACGAGTTCCCGGCTCCAGACGAGTTCCCAGTGGTTGACGAATTCCCATCAGTGTTGAAGTGGAGAAGGAAACCCTCAGTGGTGTCggtgtcctcctccctccccgaCCTCCTGGGGAACTCCACCAGCAGTCTGAGCCCCGCAGATACGCCGTTCAAAGCAGAGCAATTACTGGAAG agcgagctctgcaaacagacagaggtCTTTTATCAGAGCCAGTGGCAGAGCTGGGCCAGATGGAGTACCAGCTGCTCAAGTTCTTCACCCTGCT tATTATTCTCCTCATCCTGTCATCGTGCTACTTGGCCTTTCGTGTGTGCagtctggagcagcagctgtccTTCCTCAGTAACCCAAATCTGCCCCTGAGAGAGAG GTAA